The sequence below is a genomic window from Streptobacillus canis.
AGCAATTGAAGCAACTAAAAGCTTTGATGAGAGTAATATATATAAGATAGTGGAGTTAATAGAAAATTCAGGACATAATAAGTCAAAAATGGAAAAATTTGTTACAAGATTTTCTAGATATTATTCTCCAATAATATTTACTTTAGCTATATTTATAACTATAGTACCTCCTCTATTTTTTAGAAGAATTACTTTTATAGATTCACTATATAACGGTATAGTATTATTAGTTATAGCTTGTCCTTGTGCCTTAGTTCTTTCTATACCACTAACATTTTTTTCAGGTATAGGTAGAGCTGCAAAAGAAGGAATACTAATTAAAGGTGCAGATATCTTTGATAATATAGATAAAGTAGAAAGTGTATTTCTAGATAAAACTGGAACTATAACTGAAGGTAGATTTAAAGTAAATTCAGTATTTGAAGATTTAGAAAAAATTAATATAGATGCTAAAGAAGTATATGAATATGTATATAAGGCTGAAGAACATTCAAATCATCCTATAGCAAGATCAATAATTAATTTTATAAATCAAAAATTTAGATTAGTAGACAATATTGAAAATGATGATAAATTTTATGAGTATATTAGTTTATGCAAACACTGTGGTTGCTGTCATGATTATTCAGAACATTATGTTAATGAAAGAGTTAGAATAGTAGAACATGAGCCTAAAGGACATTATTATGGTGATGAATGCAAAAATCACGTTAAGAAGTTAGAACATAGTGAGCATTGTGATTGTGAATTACACAATCACAATGAATCATGTATAAGAAATATGTTTGCAAAGGATAAAACTATAGTAGAAAGTGTAGAACTTCCAGGATTAGGCGTAGATGTAGAATTTAATGATAAAAAAGTATTAATAGGTAAGAGAAAATTACTAGAAGATAGAAATATATTTATACCTAAAACTGAATTCTTAAATGATAAAAATTCATCTTTAGTATATGTAGCTATAGATAATATATTTGTTGCTTTATTTGTTATCAAAGATAAGATAAAAGATGATACTAAAGAAGCTATCACGATGATTAAAGAAAGTGGTATTAAAGATATAATAATGCTTACTGGGGATAATGAAGAAGCTGCAAAAGAAGTTGGAGATATCTTAGGTATAGATAGAGTATATGCTAATTTATTACCAGAAGATAAATTAAATATATTACTTAAAGAAAAAGAAAAAAGACATATCATGTTTGTGGGTGATGGTATTAATGATGCCCCAGTAATAGCAGCATCAGATGTAGGGGTTGCTATGGGTAATATGGGTCAAGATGTAACTATCAATACTGCTGATATTGTACTAAATACAGATAGTTTAACTAAAATATCAGTACTAAAAAGACTATCAGATAAGATGAAGATGATAGTATTACAAAACTTAGTATTTATTATTGCAGTTAAATTTATAGTAATTACATTTGGTATGTTTAGTTTTATGTCTATGTGGGTTGCAGTATTTGCAGATGTTGGAGTAACA
It includes:
- a CDS encoding heavy metal translocating P-type ATPase, whose product is MKYTICGLDCAGCAAKLEEHLKTHENVKDISINFTTKTLKVDFKNKEKGNIDELIRLGREKESSFDIKEEDNSETQFIEELEILKDQKVYMFVSLALFILGLFVDKYLYRYLKYDSDLYLYYIPLYLFSYAFVAFPIIKDAIRSIKNGDFFNEKVLMMVASLLAIFIREYEEATGVMLFYTVGEYFQEYSVLKTRKGIRSLIDLKENVVHVLDKNEFKDVDVNEIKPGDVFYVKPGEKILLDGKVYIGSADLDTSMITGESLPRHFEKGDDVLAGMINLSKSLAIEATKSFDESNIYKIVELIENSGHNKSKMEKFVTRFSRYYSPIIFTLAIFITIVPPLFFRRITFIDSLYNGIVLLVIACPCALVLSIPLTFFSGIGRAAKEGILIKGADIFDNIDKVESVFLDKTGTITEGRFKVNSVFEDLEKINIDAKEVYEYVYKAEEHSNHPIARSIINFINQKFRLVDNIENDDKFYEYISLCKHCGCCHDYSEHYVNERVRIVEHEPKGHYYGDECKNHVKKLEHSEHCDCELHNHNESCIRNMFAKDKTIVESVELPGLGVDVEFNDKKVLIGKRKLLEDRNIFIPKTEFLNDKNSSLVYVAIDNIFVALFVIKDKIKDDTKEAITMIKESGIKDIIMLTGDNEEAAKEVGDILGIDRVYANLLPEDKLNILLKEKEKRHIMFVGDGINDAPVIAASDVGVAMGNMGQDVTINTADIVLNTDSLTKISVLKRLSDKMKMIVLQNLVFIIAVKFIVITFGMFSFMSMWVAVFADVGVTIITVLNAMRMKYIRL